From a single Candidatus Vogelbacteria bacterium genomic region:
- the infC gene encoding translation initiation factor IF-3 — MNKYIRINNQITAKELRVIDDEGGNLGVISKEEALKVAQEREVDLIEISPAANPPVAKLMDFGKWQYLENRKDKLAKAKSHIIETKSLQIKIGTGEHDLGLKAKKTGEFLAEGHRVKIELFLPGRSKFLEKTFLGDRLERILRLIPIDYKVAEGPKQGPKGIYVIVEKGSAKAKEEETIQTTNHENQ, encoded by the coding sequence TTGAATAAATACATACGCATCAATAATCAGATAACCGCCAAAGAACTCCGAGTAATAGATGACGAAGGAGGTAATTTGGGAGTTATTTCGAAAGAAGAAGCTTTGAAAGTCGCTCAGGAGCGAGAAGTGGATTTGATAGAAATATCACCAGCCGCCAATCCCCCAGTAGCTAAACTCATGGACTTCGGTAAGTGGCAATATCTAGAAAATCGTAAAGATAAACTAGCTAAAGCCAAAAGCCATATTATTGAAACAAAATCCTTGCAGATTAAAATCGGTACCGGTGAGCACGATCTAGGCTTGAAAGCCAAAAAAACAGGTGAATTCTTAGCTGAAGGTCACCGGGTCAAGATTGAACTATTCTTACCAGGTCGGTCCAAATTTTTGGAAAAAACCTTCCTAGGTGATAGATTAGAGAGAATCCTAAGACTAATTCCTATCGATTACAAAGTAGCCGAAGGACCAAAACAAGGACCAAAGGGTATTTATGTGATCGTCGAGAAAGGTTCAGCCAAAGCCAAAGAAGAAGAAACAATCCAAACAACCAATCATGAAAACCAATAA
- the rplO gene encoding 50S ribosomal protein L15 produces MQIHSIKRNTPNKKPRRIGRGDKTAGRGTKGQKARAGHRMRPEMRDMIKRLPKLRGHGKNSNTPLLDKSAVVNLNKLELAFQVGEVVSPKSLIAKNLIRRIDGKMPVVKILGQGTLTKKLSVSKCIVSASAKEAIEKAGGKVA; encoded by the coding sequence ATGCAAATTCACTCTATAAAACGAAATACTCCCAACAAGAAACCTCGCCGTATTGGCCGAGGCGATAAAACTGCTGGTCGTGGTACTAAGGGTCAAAAAGCCCGTGCTGGTCACCGAATGCGTCCAGAAATGCGTGATATGATTAAGCGACTACCAAAGCTTCGTGGTCATGGTAAAAACTCCAACACTCCTTTGTTAGATAAGTCAGCAGTAGTTAACCTTAATAAACTAGAACTAGCTTTCCAGGTAGGGGAAGTGGTTTCTCCTAAATCATTAATTGCTAAAAATTTGATTCGTCGAATTGATGGTAAAATGCCAGTAGTTAAGATTCTTGGTCAGGGTACTTTGACTAAAAAGCTATCTGTGTCAAAGTGTATAGTATCCGCTTCAGCTAAAGAGGCGATCGAAAAAGCGGGTGGTAAAGTAGCTTAA
- a CDS encoding type II secretion system GspH family protein: protein MKQQVGFTLIELLVVIAIISILSSVVLTSLGGARAKARDSARIQYAAEYRRGFELFFNDRSYYPGDPVKGTDGDDDLINQYLKPPPAGTPAIEGIYTPICPGSVSSDPSCFIFEFPLESQPGKCWYNDFRGTGVIDDQNTGYDRICTSNVVPLGN, encoded by the coding sequence ATGAAACAACAAGTAGGTTTTACATTAATAGAACTATTGGTAGTCATTGCGATTATTAGCATCTTGAGTTCGGTGGTACTTACTTCTCTTGGTGGTGCACGTGCCAAAGCGCGTGACAGTGCTCGTATTCAATATGCAGCCGAATATAGAAGAGGTTTTGAATTATTTTTTAACGATAGGAGTTATTATCCGGGGGATCCTGTTAAAGGGACTGACGGTGATGATGATTTAATCAATCAATATTTAAAACCGCCCCCAGCTGGCACTCCGGCTATTGAGGGTATTTATACTCCAATTTGTCCTGGATCTGTCAGTTCAGATCCTAGTTGTTTTATTTTTGAGTTTCCTTTAGAGTCGCAGCCTGGAAAGTGTTGGTATAATGATTTTCGAGGGACTGGAGTTATTGATGATCAAAATACTGGTTATGATAGGATTTGTACATCCAATGTTGTTCCCCTTGGAAATTAG
- the rplT gene encoding 50S ribosomal protein L20: protein MPRVKRGTISMKRRRNVLKQVKGFRFGRSTKERSAIDAILHAGRSAYGHRRDKKGDFRRLWNIKIGAALSPFDLSYSKFIGMLKTKNIELDRKVMAQIAETEPESFARLVEQVKA, encoded by the coding sequence ATGCCACGCGTAAAACGAGGAACAATATCAATGAAGCGACGACGCAATGTCCTTAAACAGGTCAAAGGCTTTCGTTTTGGTCGCAGTACTAAGGAACGATCAGCTATTGACGCTATCCTCCACGCTGGCCGCAGTGCTTATGGTCACCGCCGTGACAAGAAAGGAGATTTCCGTCGTCTTTGGAACATCAAGATCGGCGCAGCTCTCTCCCCGTTTGATCTTTCCTACAGTAAATTCATTGGTATGTTAAAAACCAAAAACATCGAATTAGACCGAAAAGTAATGGCTCAAATTGCTGAAACCGAACCAGAATCATTCGCTCGACTAGTAGAACAAGTTAAAGCCTAA
- the secY gene encoding preprotein translocase subunit SecY: MSTVSQKINLVLQDGNLRLRLLFVLLILALFRLGTSIPIPGVDHAALTQFFSDNQFFGLLNIFSGGGLSNLSILMLGVGPFITASIIMQLLTLVFPTIKELFHEDGEAGRRKLAQYSRLLTLPLAALQAFSLLLILERQGILSSVTLSDRLLNVVVVAAGSILLMWLGELITEYGIGNGMSLIIFAGIVASLPSNISQLWITFDISQIPLYIAFLIGAVVVIAAIVVVTEAERPIPVTYAKQVRGSKVYGGVSTYLPIRVNNAGVMPIIFALSILLFPQMIANFLAQASNATLQSIAEVMLSVLNNQWIYGGLYFLFVFVFTYFYSAVTFDPVMVSTNLQKSGAFIPGIRPGQMTAEYISKILTRLTLIGALFLGIVAMLPLIIQGLTGIASFAIGGTSLLIVVSVALDLMKKIEAQVTMREY; this comes from the coding sequence ATGTCAACGGTGTCTCAGAAAATAAATCTCGTACTCCAAGACGGCAACTTAAGACTTCGTCTTCTTTTTGTCTTGTTGATTTTAGCTTTGTTTCGTTTAGGAACTTCTATTCCTATTCCAGGCGTTGATCATGCAGCTCTGACTCAATTTTTTTCTGACAACCAATTTTTTGGTCTGCTAAACATCTTTTCTGGTGGTGGTTTGTCTAATTTATCTATTTTAATGCTCGGTGTCGGTCCTTTTATTACCGCTTCGATTATTATGCAGTTGTTGACACTGGTGTTTCCGACTATTAAAGAGTTGTTTCATGAAGATGGAGAAGCTGGTCGCCGCAAGTTGGCCCAATACAGCCGTTTGTTGACCTTACCTCTAGCTGCCCTTCAAGCTTTTAGTTTGTTGTTGATTTTAGAGCGCCAGGGGATTTTATCTAGCGTGACCTTAAGTGACCGTTTGCTTAACGTTGTAGTGGTCGCGGCTGGTTCTATTTTACTGATGTGGCTTGGGGAGTTGATCACTGAGTATGGGATTGGAAATGGTATGTCGCTAATCATTTTTGCTGGTATTGTCGCTAGTCTACCTTCCAATATTAGTCAGCTGTGGATTACTTTTGATATTTCGCAAATTCCTCTTTATATTGCTTTTTTGATCGGAGCGGTGGTGGTGATTGCCGCTATTGTTGTTGTAACCGAAGCAGAACGACCTATTCCAGTGACTTATGCTAAACAAGTGAGAGGTTCCAAGGTTTATGGTGGGGTTTCTACCTATCTGCCAATCCGAGTTAACAATGCTGGTGTGATGCCAATCATCTTCGCTTTATCTATCTTGCTGTTTCCTCAGATGATTGCTAACTTCTTAGCTCAAGCTTCTAATGCCACATTACAATCAATTGCAGAGGTTATGTTGTCCGTTCTCAACAACCAATGGATCTACGGCGGATTGTATTTCTTATTCGTCTTTGTTTTTACTTACTTCTATTCAGCTGTTACTTTTGATCCAGTAATGGTCTCAACCAATCTTCAAAAGAGTGGGGCATTTATTCCTGGTATTAGACCTGGCCAAATGACAGCCGAATACATTTCCAAAATCTTAACTAGACTGACTTTGATCGGGGCTTTGTTCTTGGGCATTGTGGCTATGCTGCCGCTGATTATCCAAGGTTTAACTGGTATTGCCTCGTTTGCGATCGGGGGAACTAGCTTATTGATTGTGGTCTCGGTTGCTCTGGACTTAATGAAGAAAATCGAAGCCCAGGTGACCATGCGAGAATACTAG
- a CDS encoding 30S ribosomal protein S5 — MEETKNKTGQGADRRGGRTGGPRRGNTGRRPERVKPEFDHKVVSVRRVTRVMGGGRRFSFSVTLVAGDRKGRVGVGIGKAGDTSLAITKALNNAKKNMITLTLTKTMSIPHETEAKYGASVVTLKPAPGRGLVAGSSVRNVLDLAGVKDTGSKILSRSKNKLNNSRAAIEALKKLKQLKK; from the coding sequence ATGGAAGAAACTAAGAACAAAACTGGACAAGGAGCAGATAGACGAGGTGGACGCACTGGTGGTCCTCGCCGTGGCAATACTGGTCGTCGACCAGAAAGAGTTAAACCAGAATTTGATCACAAAGTGGTTAGTGTTCGTCGAGTAACTCGTGTGATGGGTGGTGGTCGCCGTTTCAGCTTCTCTGTTACTTTAGTAGCTGGAGACCGTAAAGGGCGAGTAGGAGTTGGAATTGGCAAAGCTGGTGATACTTCACTTGCTATCACTAAAGCTCTTAACAACGCTAAGAAAAACATGATCACTCTGACTTTGACTAAAACCATGTCTATTCCTCACGAGACTGAAGCCAAGTATGGTGCCTCAGTGGTAACTTTGAAACCAGCTCCTGGTCGCGGATTGGTAGCAGGTAGCTCTGTGAGAAATGTACTCGACCTAGCTGGCGTTAAAGATACTGGTAGTAAAATTTTGTCTCGCAGTAAAAACAAATTAAACAACAGTCGAGCCGCCATTGAAGCTTTGAAGAAATTAAAACAACTTAAGAAGTAA
- the rpsH gene encoding 30S ribosomal protein S8 produces MTTDPISNMLVTIKNASMVKKPFVVVPYSNLKMAIAEVLVKEGYLTAANKRGKKVKKFIQCDIAYEAGKSKLTTITRISKPSRRVYKRVVDLRSVRQGQGIAVLTTPQGVMTEKEAKVAKVGGELLFTLW; encoded by the coding sequence ATGACGACTGATCCGATTTCCAACATGTTGGTAACTATCAAGAATGCCTCAATGGTCAAAAAGCCATTTGTGGTTGTTCCTTACTCTAATTTAAAAATGGCGATTGCTGAGGTGTTAGTTAAAGAAGGTTACTTAACAGCCGCCAACAAGCGAGGTAAGAAAGTGAAGAAGTTTATTCAGTGTGATATTGCTTATGAAGCTGGTAAGTCTAAGTTGACTACTATCACTCGTATTTCCAAGCCGTCTCGTCGGGTGTACAAGCGTGTGGTTGATCTTCGTTCTGTGCGCCAAGGTCAAGGTATTGCAGTGTTGACTACTCCTCAAGGAGTAATGACCGAGAAGGAGGCTAAGGTCGCTAAAGTCGGTGGCGAATTATTATTCACTCTTTGGTAA
- a CDS encoding cupin domain-containing protein yields the protein MPKRRVRFLFAICGWSVNIITIPPSGVVLEHLHWIKEEVYIGLSGVGKLTIDGRTTKFSLGSIHHIPTGTSHGLTTEKGVRFLTLEGPTLPNDTIFGLNGPYPPRPPRSPASGRRGFLFNLNH from the coding sequence ATGCCAAAACGACGTGTCCGTTTTTTGTTTGCGATCTGTGGTTGGAGTGTGAACATTATCACCATTCCACCGAGTGGTGTTGTACTGGAACATTTGCACTGGATCAAGGAGGAAGTCTATATCGGTCTGTCGGGAGTTGGTAAACTGACAATTGACGGCCGGACTACCAAATTCAGTCTCGGCTCGATTCACCACATCCCCACCGGGACCTCTCACGGGTTAACAACCGAAAAAGGTGTCAGGTTCCTAACCCTCGAGGGCCCAACTTTACCCAATGACACCATTTTTGGACTAAATGGACCCTACCCACCCCGCCCGCCAAGAAGCCCCGCTTCTGGTCGGCGGGGTTTTCTTTTTAATCTTAATCATTGA
- a CDS encoding nucleoside monophosphate kinase, with the protein MDLKTFIFIGRSGCGKGTQAGLLKDYLTTQDQSPIFLVETGDGFRNFIKGDSHSSQLSKAVMSTGVRQPDFLAVWMWANVLIESFTGTEHLIFDGTPRALAEAKALDSALNFYDRQNVVVVHLNITREEAKRRLLARGRDDDRSSDEIEKRLDWFDHDVSPTIEFYRNHDKHRFIELDGLKTIEEIHSELLANL; encoded by the coding sequence ATGGATTTAAAAACTTTTATTTTTATTGGGCGGTCTGGTTGTGGTAAGGGGACCCAGGCTGGTTTACTGAAAGATTACCTAACCACCCAAGATCAGTCACCAATTTTTCTAGTAGAAACCGGTGATGGATTTAGGAATTTTATTAAAGGTGATTCACACTCTAGTCAATTATCTAAAGCGGTGATGTCTACTGGTGTCCGTCAACCAGATTTTTTGGCTGTGTGGATGTGGGCTAATGTGTTGATTGAATCTTTCACTGGAACTGAACATCTAATCTTTGATGGTACTCCACGGGCATTAGCTGAAGCCAAAGCCCTTGATTCAGCTCTCAATTTTTATGATCGGCAAAATGTGGTGGTGGTTCACCTTAATATCACTCGCGAGGAAGCTAAAAGGCGTCTATTGGCTAGGGGTCGTGATGACGATCGCAGTTCTGATGAAATAGAGAAGCGATTGGATTGGTTTGACCACGACGTTTCTCCAACTATTGAATTTTATCGTAATCATGATAAACATAGGTTTATAGAACTTGATGGGCTCAAGACTATCGAAGAGATTCATAGTGAACTGTTGGCTAATTTATGA
- a CDS encoding 50S ribosomal protein L35: MKTNKSYSKRLRVTKTGKILARKAGKNHFNAKASRSSQLTGKRMTQIVMTNKSASRFLSGL; encoded by the coding sequence ATGAAAACCAATAAATCATACTCTAAGCGTCTACGAGTAACCAAAACTGGGAAAATTTTGGCTCGTAAAGCTGGTAAAAACCATTTTAATGCTAAGGCTTCCCGTTCTTCTCAGTTGACTGGCAAACGCATGACCCAAATCGTCATGACTAATAAAAGCGCTTCCCGCTTCTTGTCAGGTTTATAA
- the map gene encoding type I methionyl aminopeptidase — MIKLKTKEEIQILREGGKRLASILTTLATQVKPGVKTRDLDDEARRLIKEYGDSPAFLNYRPKGARLAYPAALCVSVNDEIVHGIPSQYEIKEGDVVTLDLGLVHAGLFTDSAITLAVGEVSEEVQNLISQTKKALDLAIAQAVVGKTVGDIGFAIEQYIKPFGYGIIEDLAGHGVGYGVHEDPQIPNFGQAGTGEKLKAGMVIAIEPMITLGTKETDLLDDEYTFVSADGTLSAHFEHTIAVTDSGPIILTAL, encoded by the coding sequence ATGATTAAACTAAAAACCAAAGAAGAAATTCAGATTTTACGAGAAGGAGGCAAGCGATTGGCCTCTATTTTGACTACTTTAGCGACTCAGGTTAAACCAGGGGTCAAAACTAGGGATTTGGACGATGAAGCTAGGCGTTTAATTAAAGAATACGGTGACAGTCCAGCCTTCCTCAATTATCGCCCCAAAGGGGCTAGATTGGCCTATCCAGCGGCTTTATGTGTATCGGTGAACGATGAGATCGTTCATGGTATTCCTAGTCAATATGAGATCAAAGAGGGAGACGTGGTGACTCTAGATCTAGGTTTGGTTCACGCTGGGTTATTTACGGATTCGGCGATTACTTTGGCTGTTGGTGAAGTGTCGGAGGAGGTTCAAAATTTGATCAGTCAAACTAAAAAAGCCCTCGATCTAGCTATCGCTCAAGCGGTGGTGGGGAAAACAGTGGGTGATATTGGCTTTGCAATTGAGCAGTATATTAAACCTTTTGGTTATGGAATTATTGAAGATTTAGCTGGCCATGGGGTTGGTTATGGAGTTCATGAAGATCCACAAATTCCCAATTTTGGCCAAGCTGGTACTGGTGAGAAGTTAAAAGCGGGAATGGTTATAGCGATTGAGCCGATGATTACCTTAGGCACCAAAGAGACTGACCTCTTGGACGATGAGTATACTTTTGTATCAGCTGATGGAACACTCAGTGCTCATTTTGAACACACGATTGCGGTGACTGATAGTGGTCCGATTATTTTAACAGCGTTATAA
- a CDS encoding type II secretion system GspH family protein — translation MVKRSGFTLIELLVVIAIIALLSSIVLASLNQAKLKALDSRNVDVLRQFSVCNQAFMLDNNRYIGNDVPGAGTLAAALAELGRFARNCNLNNGGAFDDNRFKMAFTTHDCEPTGQCYIAEIELNSKPGYCWYDDTRGKGERVDENGEEVLGCTVLNN, via the coding sequence ATGGTAAAACGTTCTGGTTTTACCCTTATTGAATTGTTGGTGGTAATAGCCATTATTGCCTTATTATCTAGTATTGTATTAGCTAGCCTTAATCAGGCCAAATTGAAAGCCCTTGATTCTAGAAATGTTGATGTCTTGAGACAGTTTAGTGTTTGTAATCAAGCTTTTATGTTGGACAATAATCGTTATATTGGTAATGATGTCCCTGGGGCTGGAACTTTGGCAGCCGCTTTGGCTGAGTTGGGTAGATTTGCTCGGAACTGTAATTTGAATAATGGAGGCGCTTTCGATGATAATCGTTTTAAAATGGCATTTACTACCCACGACTGTGAGCCGACTGGTCAGTGCTATATCGCTGAGATTGAGTTAAACTCTAAACCAGGTTATTGTTGGTATGATGATACTAGAGGTAAGGGGGAAAGAGTTGATGAAAACGGAGAAGAAGTTTTAGGCTGTACTGTTCTTAATAATTAA
- the rplR gene encoding 50S ribosomal protein L18 produces MSRITSLTKRREMRHNRVRAKVAGTALRPRLSVFRSNQYIYGALVDDQSGKTLCAVTTKGVKAVKGETPFAKVNQSHEAGKKLASLAKEKGVEEVVFDRGGYRYTGRVQALAEGARAGGLKF; encoded by the coding sequence ATGAGTAGAATTACATCATTAACTAAACGACGGGAAATGCGTCACAACCGAGTCCGAGCCAAAGTAGCGGGTACGGCTCTTCGACCACGCTTGTCAGTTTTCCGTTCCAACCAATATATTTATGGGGCTTTAGTTGATGATCAATCAGGCAAGACTTTGTGTGCGGTCACTACTAAGGGAGTGAAAGCAGTTAAAGGTGAAACTCCTTTTGCTAAAGTTAATCAATCTCACGAAGCTGGTAAAAAACTAGCCAGTTTGGCCAAAGAGAAGGGGGTTGAAGAGGTAGTTTTTGATCGAGGTGGTTATCGCTACACTGGCCGAGTGCAGGCGCTGGCTGAAGGAGCCCGAGCAGGTGGTCTTAAATTTTAA
- a CDS encoding MBL fold metallo-hydrolase, which produces MTNQVTIKFLGGAESVTGSNFLISDGEKNILIDCGLFQGTKVSEDNNREKFDFDPTKIDVLFVTHAHLDHIGRIPKLVKDGFTGVIYSTPPTKDISAVSLIDSMGVMEKEARGDNVPPLYDQDDVRQAMGLWQTAKYHEPITVGKFQAVMRDSGHVLGSAMVEFTYNGKKIMFTGDLGNSPTPLLPDPEVITDIDYMVMESVYGDRNHEGRDERSQKLRAAIKDTLANGGTVMIPAFSIERTQEFLFEIENMMENSEIPLVPVFLDSPLAIEVTAIYKKYQSYFNKDARQVMREGDGLFHFPQLHMTKSTDESKAIRYAGARKIILAGSGMSNGGRILHHEKLYLPDPNSSLVIAGYQASGSLGRVIQEGAKSIRILGEDVPVNGRVILITGYSGHKDGDGLVDFVSTTTKTLKQVFVAMGEPKSASFLAQRLHDTFGINATVPKEGDIVTLDL; this is translated from the coding sequence ATGACTAATCAAGTAACTATTAAATTTTTAGGTGGAGCCGAAAGTGTGACCGGTTCCAATTTTTTGATTTCTGACGGAGAGAAAAATATTTTGATCGACTGTGGTCTTTTTCAGGGGACTAAAGTGTCAGAAGACAACAATCGTGAGAAGTTTGATTTTGATCCCACCAAAATAGACGTTTTGTTTGTGACTCATGCTCACTTGGATCATATTGGTCGAATTCCTAAGTTGGTCAAAGATGGTTTTACTGGTGTGATCTATTCTACTCCACCAACTAAAGATATTTCAGCAGTGTCCTTAATCGATAGTATGGGAGTAATGGAAAAGGAAGCCCGAGGTGATAATGTTCCACCACTTTACGATCAAGACGATGTCAGACAAGCCATGGGTTTATGGCAAACCGCTAAATATCATGAACCAATTACAGTTGGCAAATTTCAAGCCGTTATGCGCGACTCTGGGCACGTGTTAGGTTCAGCGATGGTAGAGTTTACTTATAATGGCAAGAAAATAATGTTTACTGGCGACTTAGGAAATTCACCAACCCCTCTATTGCCTGATCCTGAAGTTATCACCGACATTGATTACATGGTGATGGAAAGTGTTTATGGTGATCGCAACCATGAAGGCCGAGACGAACGAAGTCAAAAGCTACGGGCAGCCATTAAAGATACTTTAGCTAATGGTGGAACGGTCATGATCCCGGCTTTTTCGATTGAGAGAACTCAGGAGTTTTTGTTTGAGATCGAAAATATGATGGAAAATTCAGAAATTCCTTTAGTGCCAGTGTTTTTAGATTCACCACTGGCGATCGAGGTAACCGCTATTTATAAGAAGTATCAAAGCTATTTTAACAAAGACGCTCGTCAGGTTATGAGAGAGGGGGATGGTTTATTTCACTTCCCGCAACTCCATATGACCAAATCAACAGATGAATCTAAAGCGATTCGTTATGCTGGCGCTCGGAAGATAATCTTGGCTGGCTCGGGTATGTCCAATGGTGGTCGTATTTTGCATCATGAAAAACTTTATTTACCAGATCCAAATAGTTCCTTAGTTATTGCCGGGTATCAAGCTTCAGGTAGTTTGGGTCGGGTGATTCAAGAGGGAGCCAAGAGTATTAGAATCCTCGGTGAAGATGTTCCTGTTAATGGTAGGGTGATTTTAATTACTGGTTATTCTGGTCATAAGGACGGTGATGGGTTGGTTGATTTTGTATCCACTACCACCAAAACCCTCAAACAAGTATTCGTTGCCATGGGTGAACCTAAGTCGGCTTCTTTCTTAGCTCAGCGCTTACACGATACTTTTGGGATTAATGCTACCGTACCAAAAGAGGGTGACATTGTGACTCTTGATCTGTAG
- a CDS encoding nucleoside-diphosphate kinase (catalyzes the formation of nucleoside triphosphate from ATP and nucleoside diphosphate) gives MFNTKEEKTFVMVKPDGVRKGLIGEIIKRFEQRDLKVVAMDMFQPTYEQIDGHYPKDEAWIARLGTKTLANLEKYGIDPQAEYGTDDNLQIGQNIRQWLVEYMTSAPLVKMVIEGTHAIDMVRKIVGPSSPYLAELGTIRGDFSVDSPLIANREHRVMMNLVHASENQQEAEHEIKHWFGNDTIFQYKRF, from the coding sequence ATGTTTAATACCAAAGAAGAAAAAACATTTGTCATGGTCAAGCCTGATGGGGTGCGTAAAGGTTTGATTGGGGAGATTATAAAGAGGTTTGAACAACGCGACCTAAAGGTGGTCGCGATGGATATGTTTCAGCCAACTTACGAGCAGATCGACGGTCATTATCCTAAAGATGAGGCTTGGATTGCTCGGCTCGGCACTAAAACTTTAGCCAACTTAGAAAAATACGGTATTGACCCTCAGGCTGAATATGGGACAGATGATAATTTACAGATCGGTCAAAATATCCGTCAGTGGCTGGTAGAGTATATGACTTCCGCTCCACTAGTAAAAATGGTAATAGAAGGAACTCATGCGATCGATATGGTGCGTAAAATAGTTGGCCCGTCTTCACCTTATCTGGCAGAACTGGGAACAATCCGGGGCGATTTTTCGGTTGATTCTCCTCTAATCGCTAATCGTGAACATCGGGTGATGATGAATTTGGTTCACGCTTCGGAAAATCAACAAGAAGCTGAACATGAAATAAAACACTGGTTTGGTAACGATACTATTTTTCAATACAAACGGTTTTAG
- a CDS encoding type Z 30S ribosomal protein S14, whose amino-acid sequence MAKTSVIARSQKKPKFQSRVVRRCFRCGRKRAFMRDFGLCRICFREFANEGQIPGIKKSSW is encoded by the coding sequence ATGGCTAAAACTTCGGTGATCGCAAGATCACAAAAGAAACCTAAGTTCCAATCTCGCGTTGTCCGACGTTGTTTTCGTTGTGGACGTAAGCGAGCTTTTATGCGTGACTTCGGCCTTTGCCGTATCTGCTTCCGTGAATTTGCCAACGAAGGTCAAATCCCGGGTATTAAGAAATCATCCTGGTAA
- the rplF gene encoding 50S ribosomal protein L6 encodes MSRIGRKIITIPEKVTVTKEGNELKVQGPLGTLTREFKSDIEITIADGTISFKPVKETVANSALWGTYASHVENMVIGVSTGFTKKMLIEGVGFKWNVNGTTLTLNVGFSHEVTLTIPDGLKVLAEKNALTVTGFDKELVGQFCAKVRDYKRVEPYKGKGIRYDNEHVRRKQGKKTAA; translated from the coding sequence ATGTCACGTATCGGCCGAAAAATTATCACTATCCCTGAGAAGGTTACCGTCACTAAAGAGGGGAATGAATTAAAAGTTCAAGGACCTTTGGGTACTTTGACTCGCGAATTTAAATCAGATATTGAAATCACTATTGCTGACGGTACCATCTCTTTCAAACCAGTTAAAGAAACTGTTGCCAATAGTGCTTTGTGGGGAACCTATGCTTCTCACGTGGAAAACATGGTTATCGGTGTTAGTACCGGTTTCACCAAAAAAATGTTAATTGAAGGGGTTGGTTTCAAATGGAATGTAAACGGTACCACTTTGACTTTAAATGTTGGTTTTTCTCACGAAGTAACTCTAACTATTCCGGACGGTTTGAAGGTGTTGGCTGAAAAAAATGCCTTGACAGTGACCGGTTTTGATAAAGAATTAGTTGGTCAGTTCTGTGCCAAGGTGCGTGATTACAAACGAGTAGAACCTTACAAAGGTAAAGGAATTCGTTACGACAATGAACATGTTCGTCGTAAGCAAGGTAAGAAAACAGCCGCTTAA